The following coding sequences are from one Reyranella humidisoli window:
- a CDS encoding sulfite exporter TauE/SafE family protein encodes MLTALALLAISAVYASVGQAGGTGFLAIMAVSGVPIDQLRPTALAMNVVASAYTTWRLHVAGLIDWRRLATLVVPALPAAFVGGLIALSPGVYTMVTGALLLVAATLMVVRPKEAPWAGGPLSRRSTQAGWAVLGTAAGLLSGLSGIGGGVFVAPALIVLGWARSREAAGLSAPFILGNSIAGLAGALLSGQQLAPEFPLFAAVALLGAALGVVFTRRLSERAIRLVLAGIVSIAGLRLLSR; translated from the coding sequence ATGCTCACTGCCCTGGCTCTGCTTGCCATTTCGGCCGTTTACGCCAGCGTCGGTCAGGCCGGAGGCACGGGGTTTCTCGCGATCATGGCCGTCTCGGGCGTTCCGATCGACCAGCTGCGTCCGACGGCGCTCGCCATGAACGTCGTGGCGTCGGCCTATACGACGTGGCGTCTGCACGTGGCGGGGCTGATCGACTGGCGGCGGCTGGCCACGCTCGTCGTGCCCGCGCTTCCGGCGGCTTTCGTCGGCGGGCTCATCGCGCTTTCGCCGGGCGTCTATACGATGGTGACCGGCGCTCTGCTGCTCGTTGCCGCGACCTTGATGGTGGTGCGGCCGAAGGAGGCGCCATGGGCCGGTGGCCCTCTCTCGCGCCGTAGCACCCAAGCGGGATGGGCGGTGCTCGGCACGGCGGCGGGTCTCCTGTCGGGCTTGTCGGGCATCGGTGGCGGCGTGTTCGTGGCGCCAGCCCTGATCGTGTTGGGGTGGGCGCGGTCCCGGGAAGCGGCAGGCCTGTCCGCGCCTTTCATCCTCGGCAATTCGATTGCGGGCCTGGCCGGCGCCCTGCTGTCGGGGCAGCAACTCGCGCCAGAGTTTCCGCTTTTCGCGGCCGTTGCGCTGCTCGGCGCCGCCCTCGGCGTCGTCTTCACACGGCGCCTTTCCGAGCGCGCGATCCGCCTCGTCCTTGCGGGCATCGTATCGATCGCCGGCCTTCGCCTGCTGTCGCGATGA